One window from the genome of Paenibacillus azoreducens encodes:
- a CDS encoding phage tail terminator family protein, translating to MKVTYNDVRNAVHAALNAAFPQVPISGEEIKQDLDPPRFFVRFLEPSHKQELGQRYRREHPFVVQYFSTERGNEDMYAMAEELTTALKWIDIGGRRWPGKGMYFKITEEVLHFFVTYSLLVWEHPPDTSKMQTLKQEGNVHG from the coding sequence GTGAAAGTGACGTATAACGACGTCCGAAATGCGGTCCATGCGGCGCTTAATGCGGCATTTCCGCAGGTCCCGATATCTGGCGAGGAGATCAAACAAGATCTTGATCCTCCTCGTTTTTTTGTGCGCTTCCTTGAGCCTTCACACAAGCAGGAACTCGGCCAAAGGTATCGACGGGAACATCCATTTGTGGTCCAATATTTTTCCACGGAACGTGGCAATGAGGATATGTATGCCATGGCTGAGGAGTTGACCACGGCACTCAAGTGGATCGACATCGGCGGGCGGCGCTGGCCCGGAAAAGGCATGTATTTTAAAATCACCGAAGAAGTGCTGCATTTTTTTGTTACGTATTCGCTTCTTGTCTGGGAACACCCACCCGACACTTCGAAGATGCAGACACTTAAACAGGAGGGAAATGTTCATGGTTAA